The following are encoded together in the Salmonella enterica subsp. enterica serovar Choleraesuis genome:
- the pipD gene encoding peptidase, whose product MKSSLLASVIALACMGQAYACTTVLVGSGASSDGSFIVARNEDYSATNAKHMVMHPAVHNQQGEFKGNGNDFTWPLPKEAMSYTAIHDFDTQDKSMGEVGYNSAGVGLTATETIYNGDAALKVDPYVKDGITEDAIQTVILPYIHSAREGVELLGKIIEQKGAGEGFGVAFVDQKEVWYLESGSGHQWMASRLPGDQYLVSANQGRLRHFDAKDTANYLASPTLVSFAQQNKLYDPSKGDFDFHKAYSQDVANDVTYNYPRVWTLQHMFNPGLTTTIDKGQNFPVFVKPAHKISVADVKKALRNRYQGTKHDPYANANPQEAYRPVSVFRTQESHILQVRPNMPIAIGEVEYVSFGMSALGVYVPYYQGMTSYLPGYDKGTDQASADSVNWKFRTLQTLVMQNYKAYAPEVQLAYASFEQQTAEKQQSMEQEYLKIYKSQPQKAQQLIQDFENQTMKGALDLTDKLTQQVTAKLGLTGKLTLEQITKMTHDVDMKYHFEGA is encoded by the coding sequence ATGAAAAGTTCTTTACTGGCGAGTGTGATCGCCCTGGCATGCATGGGTCAGGCTTATGCCTGTACCACGGTTCTGGTGGGGAGCGGTGCCTCGTCCGACGGGTCATTTATCGTGGCGCGCAACGAGGACTATTCGGCGACTAACGCCAAACATATGGTGATGCATCCGGCGGTACACAACCAGCAGGGCGAATTTAAAGGCAACGGCAATGACTTTACCTGGCCGCTGCCGAAAGAAGCCATGAGCTACACTGCGATCCACGATTTTGATACTCAGGATAAATCGATGGGTGAGGTTGGCTATAACTCGGCAGGCGTTGGCCTGACCGCCACTGAAACCATCTATAACGGCGATGCGGCGCTGAAAGTCGACCCTTATGTCAAAGATGGTATTACCGAAGACGCCATCCAGACCGTAATCCTGCCGTATATCCACAGCGCCCGTGAAGGGGTAGAACTGTTGGGTAAAATTATCGAGCAAAAAGGGGCCGGTGAAGGCTTCGGCGTGGCCTTCGTTGACCAGAAAGAGGTGTGGTACCTGGAAAGCGGCAGCGGCCACCAGTGGATGGCTTCGCGCCTGCCAGGCGATCAGTACCTGGTTAGCGCCAACCAGGGGCGTCTGCGCCACTTCGATGCTAAAGATACGGCAAACTATTTAGCTTCACCGACCCTGGTCAGCTTCGCCCAGCAGAATAAGCTTTATGATCCGAGCAAAGGCGATTTCGATTTCCACAAAGCTTACTCCCAGGATGTGGCGAACGACGTGACCTATAACTATCCACGGGTCTGGACGCTACAGCATATGTTCAATCCGGGCCTGACTACCACAATCGATAAGGGTCAGAACTTCCCGGTATTCGTTAAACCTGCGCATAAAATTAGCGTGGCCGACGTGAAAAAAGCGCTGCGTAACCGCTATCAGGGTACTAAGCACGACCCGTATGCCAACGCCAATCCGCAGGAAGCTTATCGCCCGGTATCGGTATTCCGTACTCAGGAATCTCATATCCTCCAGGTGCGCCCAAATATGCCGATAGCTATTGGCGAAGTGGAATATGTTTCGTTTGGTATGTCCGCTCTTGGCGTTTATGTGCCTTACTATCAGGGGATGACTAGCTATCTGCCGGGCTACGATAAAGGTACCGACCAGGCGAGCGCCGATTCGGTGAACTGGAAGTTCCGCACCCTGCAAACGCTGGTGATGCAGAACTACAAGGCCTATGCGCCAGAGGTGCAGCTGGCTTATGCCTCGTTTGAGCAGCAGACCGCTGAAAAACAGCAGTCCATGGAACAAGAGTATCTGAAAATCTATAAATCCCAGCCGCAGAAAGCGCAGCAGCTGATTCAGGACTTTGAAAACCAGACCATGAAAGGGGCGCTGGATCTGACTGATAAGCTGACTCAGCAAGTAACCGCTAAACTGGGATTGACCGGCAAGCTGACGCTGGAACAGATAACTAAAATGACCCACGATGTGGACATGAAATATCATTTTGAAGGGGCGTAA
- the tpx gene encoding putative thiol peroxidase gives MTATITDEGKVISLKGQLPVVGQSAPEFTLVDKDLKNRTLSEFRGKRVVLNIFPSVDTPTCAMSVRQFNSIASKLDNTVVLCISADLPFAQQRFCGAEGMDNVLTLSTLRGSEFKENYGVAIASGECEGLTARAVVIVDTEGKVIYTQLVPELADEPNYEAAVSALI, from the coding sequence ATGACTGCAACAATTACTGACGAAGGTAAGGTGATTTCTCTTAAAGGCCAGCTTCCGGTTGTGGGGCAGAGCGCGCCAGAGTTCACCCTGGTCGATAAAGATCTGAAAAACCGCACGCTTTCTGAATTCCGCGGCAAACGCGTGGTGCTGAATATTTTCCCAAGCGTTGATACGCCGACCTGCGCCATGTCAGTGCGTCAGTTCAACAGCATCGCCTCCAAACTGGATAACACCGTGGTGCTGTGCATTTCGGCTGACCTGCCGTTTGCTCAGCAGCGTTTCTGCGGTGCCGAAGGAATGGACAACGTGCTGACTCTGTCTACCCTGCGCGGCAGCGAGTTTAAAGAAAACTACGGTGTGGCTATCGCCAGCGGTGAGTGCGAAGGGCTGACTGCGCGCGCGGTCGTTATTGTCGATACCGAAGGTAAAGTGATTTATACCCAGCTGGTGCCAGAACTGGCTGACGAGCCGAACTACGAAGCCGCCGTAAGCGCGCTTATCTAA
- a CDS encoding chemoreceptor protein, with translation MFKLKNASVRSVIALFLLCSFIVIDVLAFSLAVKPAVMLMLNVCWVIVLAVLWSYMTVYLVRPINQVKKNIDEINAGNLSVHIPEFGNNCAGRLIPGINTLSSEITTLVMDIRKSSQSAKNISDTLAQQSATLTVKTEQQSAMLMQTAASMEQISAGTCNNAESTRQLSTITSEAHRSANHGSDLMQKLTTNMTSITDCANKMTEIISIIDSIAFQTNILALNAAVEAARAGEHGRGFAVVAGEVRNLAHKSSESAKNIKSLIEITNENVMQGATLVSEAENNMRDIVTGSESIDTLMGQIFVSTNEQEKGIQQITIALSELERATQGNVAVVEELTESSEVLNRQVFELQKRTSNLHLGKGDELIIAPPARPEPARPLIKNDEGNWQTF, from the coding sequence ATGTTTAAGCTTAAGAATGCCAGTGTCAGAAGCGTTATTGCCCTTTTTCTGTTGTGCTCTTTTATCGTTATCGATGTGCTGGCTTTTAGCCTTGCGGTGAAGCCTGCCGTGATGCTGATGCTGAACGTCTGCTGGGTTATCGTGCTGGCGGTGCTCTGGTCTTATATGACGGTTTATCTGGTGCGGCCAATTAATCAGGTAAAGAAAAATATTGATGAGATAAATGCGGGCAACCTGTCGGTACATATTCCAGAGTTTGGCAATAACTGTGCCGGGCGGCTGATTCCCGGTATTAATACGCTCTCCTCAGAGATTACGACCCTGGTCATGGATATCAGAAAGTCATCCCAATCGGCAAAAAATATTTCCGATACCCTGGCGCAGCAGAGTGCGACGCTAACGGTGAAGACCGAACAACAGTCGGCGATGTTGATGCAAACGGCAGCCAGTATGGAGCAGATTTCGGCAGGGACCTGTAATAATGCCGAAAGCACCCGACAGCTAAGCACTATCACCAGCGAGGCTCACCGCTCGGCAAATCACGGCAGTGACCTGATGCAGAAGCTGACGACCAATATGACCTCGATTACCGACTGTGCGAATAAAATGACTGAGATTATCAGCATTATCGACAGCATCGCCTTTCAGACGAATATTCTCGCGCTTAATGCCGCCGTTGAAGCGGCCAGGGCCGGTGAACATGGGCGCGGATTTGCCGTTGTGGCTGGAGAGGTTCGCAACCTGGCCCATAAAAGCTCTGAGTCGGCGAAAAATATTAAGTCGTTAATTGAAATCACCAATGAAAACGTTATGCAGGGAGCGACGCTGGTTTCAGAGGCAGAAAACAATATGCGCGATATTGTGACCGGCTCAGAATCGATAGATACGCTGATGGGGCAAATTTTTGTTTCGACCAATGAGCAGGAAAAAGGGATCCAGCAAATTACCATCGCGCTGTCTGAGCTGGAAAGAGCGACACAGGGTAACGTCGCGGTGGTTGAAGAGCTGACGGAGTCTTCTGAGGTTCTGAATCGCCAGGTATTCGAGCTACAGAAAAGAACCAGCAATTTGCATTTGGGTAAGGGCGATGAGCTTATTATTGCGCCTCCGGCCCGCCCTGAGCCAGCCAGACCGCTTATCAAAAATGATGAAGGGAACTGGCAGACATTTTAA
- a CDS encoding MFS transporter gives MMSDNVATHDPQQMRKLVAASVLGNALEWYDFFLYGTAAALVFGPLFFPVGGDPLQGTLLAFSGFAVGFLARSLGGILFGHLGDRYSRKMTLIMTLTLMGATTFIIGLLPVYNQIGIWAPLSLITLRFLQGVASGGEWGGGVLMLSENAPTARRGFYTAWSQMGVAGGFVLSAFAFWLAQQLPEDAFMSWGWRVPFLLSLAIFLVGLYIRKNIRESQVFQQSSTEKRHEKIPLVVLLREHPKALLQAIALRLPENGASYIFFTFSVVYAKHIGISTDIIISAVTLAMLVEFFSILFWGAISDRIGLKPVYYIGVIGLLVMAFPFFWLLASGDFGWIMVAMLLGLPVCHGAMTGTQPCIMGDLFPVRVRYSGLALGHEIGSVFSGGLGPMLAVALLIEFDSPWPVSLLLVGYALLGWLALWSLDSHTAPARSEPETSLSTEAE, from the coding sequence ATGATGAGTGATAACGTAGCAACACACGACCCGCAGCAGATGCGTAAATTAGTGGCGGCATCGGTTCTGGGGAACGCGCTGGAATGGTACGACTTTTTCCTTTATGGAACGGCGGCGGCGCTGGTATTTGGGCCGCTATTTTTTCCGGTGGGAGGCGACCCGCTTCAGGGGACGTTGCTGGCATTCTCCGGCTTTGCGGTGGGTTTTCTGGCGCGGTCGTTGGGCGGCATACTTTTCGGGCATCTGGGCGATCGCTATAGCCGAAAAATGACGCTGATTATGACCCTGACACTAATGGGGGCCACGACATTTATTATCGGGCTGCTGCCGGTATATAACCAGATAGGTATCTGGGCGCCGCTGAGCCTGATTACGCTGCGTTTCTTACAGGGCGTGGCTTCCGGCGGAGAGTGGGGCGGCGGGGTGCTGATGCTCAGTGAAAATGCTCCGACAGCGCGCCGTGGTTTCTATACCGCCTGGAGCCAGATGGGGGTGGCCGGTGGGTTTGTACTGTCGGCGTTTGCCTTCTGGCTGGCGCAGCAGCTGCCGGAAGATGCGTTTATGAGCTGGGGCTGGCGGGTACCGTTTCTGCTGAGCCTGGCTATCTTTCTCGTGGGTCTTTATATCCGTAAAAACATTCGCGAAAGCCAGGTCTTCCAGCAATCTTCAACTGAGAAACGCCACGAAAAAATCCCATTAGTGGTGCTGCTTCGTGAGCATCCAAAAGCGCTGCTCCAGGCAATTGCCCTGCGTCTGCCGGAGAACGGTGCCTCCTATATCTTTTTCACCTTCTCAGTGGTGTACGCCAAACATATTGGTATCAGCACCGATATTATTATCAGTGCGGTGACGCTGGCGATGCTGGTGGAGTTTTTTTCCATTCTGTTCTGGGGCGCAATTTCCGACCGGATTGGTTTAAAACCCGTTTATTACATTGGCGTTATTGGACTGCTGGTGATGGCGTTCCCATTCTTCTGGCTGCTTGCATCCGGTGATTTTGGCTGGATTATGGTCGCGATGCTGCTGGGGCTGCCGGTGTGCCACGGTGCAATGACGGGTACACAGCCTTGCATCATGGGAGATTTGTTCCCGGTGCGGGTGCGCTACTCGGGCCTGGCGCTGGGGCATGAGATAGGTTCTGTTTTTTCCGGCGGTCTCGGCCCAATGCTGGCGGTCGCGCTGCTGATTGAGTTTGACTCCCCGTGGCCGGTGTCGCTGCTGCTGGTGGGTTATGCGCTGCTGGGATGGCTGGCTCTCTGGAGCCTGGATTCGCATACGGCTCCGGCCCGCAGTGAGCCGGAAACGTCTTTGAGTACAGAGGCGGAGTAA
- a CDS encoding flavin reductase, whose protein sequence is MTLQTEFRNAMAQLGSAVSVITTDGPAGKFGFTASAVCSVTDQPPTLLVCMNRSSFAHNHFKQNRAICVNVLSGEHEQLSGIFANASLRSEQRFGYDRWQVLASGAPVLSSAVASFDCLIDTCHEVGSHTVFYCRVQAIALGERPQGLVYFNRRYHTIGDDAGVQA, encoded by the coding sequence ATGACACTGCAAACAGAGTTTCGTAACGCGATGGCGCAGCTGGGGAGCGCCGTTTCGGTTATTACCACCGACGGCCCGGCGGGAAAATTCGGTTTTACGGCTTCTGCCGTCTGTAGCGTGACAGACCAGCCGCCCACGCTGCTGGTGTGCATGAACCGTAGCTCATTCGCGCATAACCATTTCAAGCAGAACCGGGCCATCTGCGTCAATGTGCTCTCCGGCGAGCATGAGCAGCTTTCCGGCATTTTTGCCAATGCCAGCCTGCGCTCTGAACAACGTTTTGGTTATGACCGCTGGCAGGTGCTGGCTAGCGGCGCTCCGGTATTAAGCTCTGCCGTCGCCAGCTTCGACTGTCTGATTGATACCTGCCATGAGGTGGGAAGCCACACGGTGTTTTACTGCCGGGTGCAGGCGATTGCGCTAGGCGAGCGTCCGCAGGGCCTGGTTTATTTCAACCGCCGCTATCACACCATTGGTGATGACGCCGGAGTGCAAGCCTGA
- a CDS encoding vanillate O-demethylase oxidoreductase, with product MLTLQIIKRELQGEVVLLTLARADRGELPPFSAGAHIDLHLTDRLVRPYSLCGDPADRSCYQLGILKDSQSQGGSLAAHGLKVGDEIPVSLPRNLFALEESAGHSLLIGGGIGITPMLAMAAELHAAGRSFALHYCARSRSQAAFLQQLDHAPWADRVWLHFSDEARMTLTAVLSDVPANTHLYVCGPTRLMEAVSQQAAASGFAPENVHRECFSAEVETSGAAFEVVAAASGITVQVAPNQTIVEALAQAGLKVCVSCKQGICGSCLTDVLEGEPDHRDSYLTDEEKADGDQILLCCSRAKSARLIIDL from the coding sequence ATGCTGACATTACAAATAATTAAGCGCGAATTGCAGGGCGAGGTGGTGTTGCTGACCCTGGCGCGTGCGGATCGCGGGGAGCTTCCGCCGTTTAGCGCCGGTGCGCATATCGATCTTCATTTGACGGATCGGCTGGTGCGACCTTATTCACTGTGCGGCGATCCTGCCGATCGCTCCTGTTATCAGCTGGGAATTCTCAAAGATAGCCAGTCGCAGGGCGGTTCGCTGGCGGCGCACGGATTAAAAGTGGGCGATGAAATTCCGGTAAGCCTGCCGCGCAACCTATTTGCACTGGAGGAGAGCGCCGGGCATAGCCTGCTGATAGGCGGCGGAATTGGTATCACTCCCATGCTGGCAATGGCGGCGGAGTTGCACGCCGCCGGGCGCTCTTTTGCTCTGCACTACTGCGCCCGATCGCGATCTCAGGCGGCGTTTCTCCAGCAACTGGATCATGCGCCATGGGCCGACCGGGTTTGGCTCCATTTTAGCGATGAAGCGCGCATGACGCTTACGGCGGTATTGAGCGATGTCCCGGCTAATACCCACCTCTATGTTTGCGGCCCGACGCGCCTGATGGAAGCAGTGAGCCAGCAGGCGGCTGCGTCGGGCTTTGCGCCAGAAAATGTGCACCGGGAGTGTTTTAGCGCCGAGGTTGAGACTTCAGGCGCGGCGTTTGAAGTGGTGGCGGCGGCCAGCGGGATTACCGTTCAGGTCGCGCCGAACCAAACCATTGTTGAAGCGCTGGCCCAGGCGGGGCTGAAAGTGTGCGTTTCATGTAAGCAGGGGATTTGCGGTAGCTGCCTGACCGATGTGCTGGAGGGCGAGCCAGACCATCGCGACAGCTATCTGACGGATGAAGAGAAAGCCGATGGCGACCAAATCCTGTTGTGCTGTTCTCGGGCTAAAAGCGCCCGCCTGATTATCGATTTGTAA
- a CDS encoding 3-oxoacyl-ACP reductase yields MKQTVLVTGAASGLGHAIATHLLSLGFQVALSDIDAERAHRAAQRLDNGEGRVLALGLDIRQPEDFRQALSAIEARFGQLNVLVNNAALTLATPVMEIDVEEFDRVISTNLRGTFVGCQTVGRYFAHQGYGRIINLASLAGQNGGTASGAHYAASKGGIITLTKIFARELGKAGVTVNAIAPGPMDLPSVHALVPEEKMAGLLQMIPVGKLGDAEFVAQAVALLASPQASFVTGATWDINGGLFMR; encoded by the coding sequence ATGAAGCAAACCGTATTAGTCACCGGAGCGGCGTCCGGGCTGGGCCATGCGATTGCCACGCATCTGCTAAGCCTGGGTTTTCAGGTGGCCCTGTCGGATATCGACGCCGAACGCGCCCACCGGGCGGCGCAGCGGCTGGATAACGGCGAAGGGCGAGTTTTGGCGCTCGGGCTGGATATCCGCCAGCCTGAAGATTTTCGCCAGGCGCTGAGTGCTATTGAAGCGCGTTTTGGCCAGCTTAATGTACTGGTGAATAACGCGGCGCTGACCCTGGCGACACCGGTAATGGAGATTGACGTCGAAGAGTTCGACCGGGTGATCTCCACCAATTTGCGCGGCACTTTTGTCGGCTGCCAGACGGTGGGGCGCTACTTCGCGCATCAGGGCTATGGCCGCATTATCAACCTGGCATCGCTGGCCGGGCAGAACGGCGGCACGGCTTCCGGCGCGCATTACGCTGCGTCCAAAGGCGGCATTATAACGCTGACCAAAATTTTCGCCCGTGAGTTGGGGAAAGCGGGCGTGACGGTCAATGCCATCGCGCCCGGACCGATGGATTTACCGTCGGTACACGCATTGGTACCTGAAGAGAAGATGGCCGGGCTGTTGCAGATGATCCCAGTAGGCAAGCTGGGGGATGCCGAATTTGTGGCTCAGGCCGTGGCGTTGCTGGCCTCACCGCAGGCGTCGTTTGTCACCGGGGCTACCTGGGACATTAACGGCGGCCTGTTTATGCGCTAA
- a CDS encoding aromatic-ring-hydroxylating dioxygenase subunit beta, whose protein sequence is MVTPDPVLMSAIALINLEGDLLDQGEFNQWLTLWQRDGLYIVPIDPQETDFKNTLNYACDDHEMRERRVRRLYSGESISTTPRARTLRTLSRFRLLEGEGDEIVVRGAQSLWEHRKGFSRHYAADITWHLQNQGDRLLIKQKVIRLINSDDVLHSIGYIL, encoded by the coding sequence ATGGTGACCCCAGATCCGGTATTGATGTCAGCTATCGCGCTTATCAACCTTGAAGGCGATCTTCTCGATCAGGGCGAATTTAACCAATGGCTGACCCTGTGGCAGCGCGACGGTCTCTATATCGTTCCTATCGATCCGCAGGAGACCGATTTTAAAAATACCCTCAACTACGCCTGTGACGACCACGAAATGCGTGAGCGTCGGGTGCGGCGGCTGTATAGCGGTGAATCTATCTCCACCACGCCGCGGGCGCGCACCCTGCGAACGCTTTCACGCTTTCGTCTGCTTGAAGGAGAGGGTGATGAAATAGTAGTGCGCGGCGCGCAGTCGCTATGGGAGCATCGCAAAGGCTTCAGCCGCCACTATGCCGCAGATATCACCTGGCATCTGCAAAACCAAGGCGATCGGTTACTGATCAAACAAAAAGTGATCCGCCTGATCAACAGCGACGACGTGTTGCACAGCATCGGTTACATCCTGTGA
- a CDS encoding (2Fe-2S)-binding protein has protein sequence MQCDNQIPVKNIDTAAPDNAEIAALVQPDRVHTSLYNSPALFDLELDRIFSKTWVWVAHVSELPETGSFKTTEIGTQPVIVVRDRKGNIHTLLNRCRHRAATVCEHRTGKTNSFVCPYHGWGYALDGSLRGVPHPESYADRLEKGELGLVSLRTEQYAGMVFATFNEHIEPLEDFLGAAKKWMDLFMKQGAGYPIKTGPAHRFRFPGNWKIQLENTTDGYHFPVVHRSFLSSVDKQTEEMLNFVDGSGYVEDLGNGHSVMVMIPELVDLEANLDAPIPERFAGLAEALRQEHDEQQVRRIVRAVGGSGFNLNIFPNIACSMAFFRVLQPISVNETEIHHAVITMDGGPEIANQARLRLHEHFQGPMGFGTPDDSEAWERVQRGATAGNDLWIMLNRGLAGEYRSDDGLKSDVSAETGMRAAYQQWKKLMTEAK, from the coding sequence ATGCAATGTGACAATCAGATCCCGGTAAAAAATATCGACACCGCTGCGCCAGATAATGCAGAGATCGCCGCCCTGGTACAGCCAGACCGGGTGCACACCTCGCTCTACAACTCGCCAGCGCTGTTTGATCTTGAGCTGGATAGGATCTTTAGCAAAACCTGGGTATGGGTGGCGCACGTTAGCGAACTTCCGGAAACCGGTAGCTTCAAAACCACGGAAATCGGCACTCAGCCAGTCATTGTGGTGCGCGATCGCAAAGGCAATATTCATACCCTGCTTAATCGCTGCCGCCACCGGGCCGCCACCGTATGCGAGCACCGTACCGGGAAAACCAACAGCTTCGTCTGCCCTTATCACGGCTGGGGCTATGCGCTGGACGGCAGTCTGCGCGGGGTGCCGCATCCGGAAAGTTACGCCGACAGGCTGGAAAAAGGCGAGCTTGGGCTGGTGTCGCTGCGTACCGAGCAGTATGCCGGGATGGTTTTCGCCACCTTTAACGAGCATATCGAACCACTGGAAGATTTCCTCGGCGCGGCGAAAAAGTGGATGGATCTGTTTATGAAACAGGGGGCAGGCTACCCGATTAAGACCGGCCCGGCGCACCGCTTCCGCTTCCCCGGCAATTGGAAAATCCAGCTGGAAAACACAACCGATGGTTATCACTTCCCGGTGGTGCACCGCTCGTTTCTCAGTTCGGTGGATAAGCAGACCGAAGAGATGCTCAACTTTGTGGATGGCAGCGGGTATGTAGAAGATCTGGGGAACGGCCACAGCGTAATGGTGATGATCCCCGAGCTGGTGGATCTGGAAGCTAACCTTGATGCGCCGATCCCGGAGCGCTTTGCCGGGCTGGCCGAAGCATTACGCCAGGAACATGACGAGCAGCAGGTGCGACGCATCGTGCGCGCCGTCGGCGGTTCTGGTTTTAACCTCAATATTTTCCCCAACATCGCCTGTTCGATGGCGTTCTTCCGCGTCTTGCAGCCGATATCGGTCAATGAAACTGAAATCCACCACGCGGTTATTACCATGGATGGCGGGCCGGAAATCGCCAACCAGGCGCGGCTGCGCTTGCACGAGCATTTTCAGGGGCCAATGGGTTTTGGCACGCCGGATGATTCGGAGGCCTGGGAGCGGGTACAGCGCGGCGCCACGGCCGGTAATGATCTGTGGATCATGCTTAATCGCGGGTTGGCGGGGGAATATCGCAGCGATGACGGGCTAAAAAGCGATGTGAGCGCTGAAACCGGGATGCGCGCGGCGTATCAACAGTGGAAAAAACTGATGACGGAGGCCAAATAA
- a CDS encoding succinyl-CoA synthetase subunit alpha codes for MNSQDALRLQLLEDQQAARVCISDYMRLCDRLESEETVRAIGALFTADACWEGIGEPYAARLGSHRGREAIEAMMAGYVRTPAHFALNAHFLCSEALSQMPDGPLCGRWLMLQTSTFNAGGSHLNAAEISVEFRREQGAMRIHHFATRNLFSRPVDNWHTADVLPVPDSKSR; via the coding sequence ATGAACTCACAGGATGCGCTGCGTCTGCAATTGCTGGAAGACCAGCAGGCCGCCAGGGTGTGCATTAGCGACTATATGCGGCTGTGCGACCGGCTTGAAAGCGAAGAGACCGTGCGGGCGATTGGCGCGCTGTTCACGGCAGACGCCTGCTGGGAGGGCATTGGCGAACCTTATGCGGCACGCCTGGGGAGCCACCGGGGGCGAGAGGCGATTGAGGCCATGATGGCGGGCTATGTGCGCACGCCCGCCCATTTTGCTCTTAATGCGCACTTCCTCTGTTCTGAGGCGCTTTCCCAGATGCCGGATGGCCCGCTTTGTGGGCGCTGGCTGATGTTGCAAACCTCCACATTTAATGCCGGAGGTTCCCATCTTAACGCGGCGGAAATCAGCGTGGAGTTTCGTCGCGAGCAGGGGGCGATGCGCATCCATCATTTTGCTACCCGTAACCTGTTTAGCAGGCCGGTGGATAACTGGCATACGGCGGATGTGCTGCCGGTACCCGATTCGAAAAGCCGCTGA
- a CDS encoding acyl-CoA dehydrogenase — protein sequence MSVVQIREELVPLLNDVSARSADFERQRHISDDIISRFKQVGVYRALVPKIYGGDECSPAQFCQLIEQISTADGSAGWVASFGMSPFYLGALPPDTLQELYRNGPDVVFAGGIYPTHKAQPADGGYRVSGRWSFASGSMGASIFGVGIQPQGDQALPRMAVLPRQSIHIDPVWDTVGLAGTGSHDLLVDNAYVPQEWTFIRGGVLNLEGALYRYPVLSLATQVLSVVALGVARAALNEIYRIAHRQQSITGAPRLADRPQAQMQIARCEAELRAARAWFYEAIDDVWQRLLAGEEASQQQINALRLSSTHITRVAADVARQALALNGMGGVTMTSPLQRYVRDTLVITQHAFMGDLSYLNAGTVFFGGKPLPGYL from the coding sequence ATGTCCGTAGTTCAAATTCGCGAAGAGCTTGTTCCGTTATTGAATGACGTCAGCGCACGTAGCGCCGATTTTGAGCGCCAGCGCCATATTTCCGACGACATTATTAGCCGCTTTAAGCAGGTCGGGGTTTATCGGGCGCTGGTGCCGAAAATCTACGGCGGTGATGAATGCTCCCCGGCACAGTTTTGCCAGCTCATAGAGCAGATATCTACCGCCGATGGCTCGGCGGGCTGGGTGGCCAGCTTCGGTATGAGTCCATTTTATCTGGGGGCTTTGCCGCCGGACACGTTGCAGGAGCTTTACCGCAATGGGCCAGATGTGGTGTTTGCCGGGGGCATCTATCCCACCCATAAAGCGCAGCCCGCTGATGGCGGCTACCGGGTCAGCGGCCGCTGGAGCTTTGCCAGCGGCAGTATGGGAGCATCGATTTTCGGGGTGGGCATTCAGCCCCAGGGCGATCAGGCATTGCCGCGAATGGCGGTGCTGCCGCGCCAGAGCATTCATATCGATCCGGTGTGGGACACCGTGGGGCTGGCCGGAACCGGCAGCCACGATCTGCTGGTAGATAACGCTTATGTTCCGCAAGAGTGGACTTTTATTCGCGGCGGCGTGTTGAACTTGGAAGGGGCGCTGTATCGCTATCCGGTGCTGTCGCTGGCAACTCAGGTGTTATCGGTGGTGGCGCTCGGCGTGGCGCGGGCGGCGCTCAATGAAATTTATCGTATTGCCCACCGCCAGCAGTCCATTACCGGCGCGCCCCGGCTGGCAGACCGGCCCCAGGCCCAGATGCAGATAGCCCGCTGTGAGGCGGAACTAAGGGCGGCGCGTGCCTGGTTTTATGAGGCTATCGATGACGTCTGGCAGCGACTGCTGGCGGGCGAAGAGGCCAGCCAGCAACAGATTAACGCACTCCGACTCTCTTCTACCCACATCACTCGCGTGGCGGCCGACGTGGCGCGTCAGGCGCTGGCGCTTAATGGTATGGGCGGCGTCACCATGACCAGCCCGCTCCAGCGCTATGTGCGCGACACCCTGGTCATTACCCAACACGCCTTTATGGGCGACCTCTCGTACCTCAACGCCGGTACGGTCTTTTTTGGCGGTAAACCCCTGCCGGGTTACCTGTAA